A DNA window from Odocoileus virginianus isolate 20LAN1187 ecotype Illinois unplaced genomic scaffold, Ovbor_1.2 Unplaced_Scaffold_5, whole genome shotgun sequence contains the following coding sequences:
- the LOC139033404 gene encoding epididymis-specific alpha-mannosidase-like, with protein MGKLEAWNYYPMVQSAFIQDRRSRLVLLSEQAHGVSSQGNGQVEVMLHRRLWNNDKWALDNDLTLNDSSVVHPVLWLLLGPWTLTSGLRQRSGLALQHRPVVMLREMNGEVGGPFSAPVITAPG; from the exons atggggaaactggaggcTTGG AATTACTACCCCATGGTGCAGTCAGCCTTCATCCAGGACAGACGAAGCAGGCTGGTGCTGCTGTCCGAGCAGGCGCACGGCGTCTCCAGCCAAGGGAACGGGCAGGTGGAG GTGATGCTCCACCGGCGGCTGTGGAACAATGACAAGTGGGCCCTGGACAACGACCTCACACTGAACGACTCCTCGGTCGTCCACCCGGTGCTCTGGCTCCTGCTGGGACCCTGGACCCTCACCAGTGGCCTGCGCCAGAGGAGTGGGCTGGCGCTGCAGCACCGGCCCGTCGTGATGCTCAGAGAGATGAATGGTGAGGTGGGGGGTCCTTTCAGTGCACCTGTCATCACTGCCCCCGGGTGA